A genomic stretch from Narcine bancroftii isolate sNarBan1 chromosome 9, sNarBan1.hap1, whole genome shotgun sequence includes:
- the rpl26 gene encoding 60S ribosomal protein L26, producing the protein MKFNPFVTSSRRKNRKRHFNAPSHVRRKIMSSPLSKELRQKYNVRSMPIRKDDEVQVVRGHYKGQQIGKVVQVYRKKYVIYIERVQREKANGTTVHVGIHPSKVVITRLKLDKDRKKILERKAKSRQVGKDKGKYKEESIEKMQE; encoded by the exons ATGAAGTTCAACCCATTTGTAACGTCTTCCCGGAGGAAGAACCGCAAGAGACACTTCAATGCTCCATCTCACGTCCGCAGGAAAATCATGTCCTCGCCGCTGTCTAAGGAGTTGAGGCAAAAATACAATGTTCGTTCAATGCCCATCCGCAAGGATGATGAGGTTCAG GTCGTCAGAGGTCATTACAAGGGCCAGCAGATTGGGAAAGTTGTCCAAGTATACAGGAAGAAGTATGTCATCTATATTGAGCGTGTGCAGCGTGAAAAAGCCAATGGTACGACAGTTCATGTTGGCATTCATCCCAGCAAG GTCGTGATTACTAGGCTCAAGCTGGATAAGGATCGAAAGAAGATCCTGGAACGCAAAGCTAAATCTCGCCAAGTTGGCAAGGATAAGGGGAAATACAAGGAAGAATCCATTGAAAAAATGCAGGAGTGA